The sequence GCAGAATGCGCTACCAGCGGATGCCAGTCCACGACCGGACTCGTTTTGTCCTGGTCGTCTTCGCGCTTCAATTTTGCCCATGGATGCGTAATCATGCGAAAGGGGCGTTTGGAGATGGAGCATCATCGCGAACAGATACATAGCCCTCGGTAATCCATCGCTCGCCGACGTGAATCTGGTTCGTCCAGTCGCGGGCGTCGGTCACGGGGCGCGCGCGGTCATCGGAGGGCGTGCCCGGCCACCAGGCGCGGTAGCGCGTGCGGTCGGCGTCGGCCCAGGCGGGCAAGGGCGCGGCTGCGAGGGCTTCACGGAGCGAACCGGCGGTGGACCGGCCGGCCAAAAGCGGCGCTCCAGGAAGGCACGGCTTGCGGCCGATGAAGAGCGGGCGCGCGGGATGCTGCAGGGCAGCGGCCACGTCCTCAAGCGTGGGCGCTTCGGCGGCCGGATCGAACGTACAGGCGACGGTGTAGCCCGCATCGGCCCAGTAGTCGCGCTCGCGGATGTGCGTGCCGGTGCTCGCCGATCCGCCTTTGCGCTCCTCCATGACGCCGCGGGTGGTCCACGCCACGTTCTTGTAGTTCATGTGGTCGCTGCCCAGGTCCACCGTCTGGTAGTCTTGGATCTGACGCCCGGCGCGGTCTTGCCGTACGCCATAGCGCAGGCGCGCTTGCAG comes from Salisaeta longa DSM 21114 and encodes:
- the cas5e gene encoding type I-E CRISPR-associated protein Cas5/CasD codes for the protein MDILLLHLRAPLMSFGAPIVDSRGVIQPYPAQSLLTGLLANALGVQHHETDRLERLQARLRYGVRQDRAGRQIQDYQTVDLGSDHMNYKNVAWTTRGVMEERKGGSASTGTHIRERDYWADAGYTVACTFDPAAEAPTLEDVAAALQHPARPLFIGRKPCLPGAPLLAGRSTAGSLREALAAAPLPAWADADRTRYRAWWPGTPSDDRARPVTDARDWTNQIHVGERWITEGYVSVRDDAPSPNAPFA